Part of the Verrucomicrobiota bacterium JB022 genome is shown below.
TCAAGGCCGAGCAGGTGCGGGCTTCGATCAACGGCCTGCTGGAAGACTTCTCGCTGGTCGACCTGGAGCGGCAGTTGACGGCCCTCTCCGACGCGGCCCTCACCCACACCCTCCAGCGGGTCGATCCCGAAGGGCGGTTGCTGATCGTGGCGCTCGGCAAGTATGGCGGCGAAGAGCTGGCGTTGGGCTCCGACCTCGACCTGTTGCTCATCGGCCCGGAGGGCGAAAGCGAAGCATCCATCAGCCTCGCGCAGGAGCTGAACGACCTCATCGCCTACAAGGAGCAGGACCTCGGCCGCACCTTCGACCTCGACTTCCGCCTGCGCCCGCACGGGCAGGACGGTCCGCTCGTGACGACCCTGCCTGCCCTCCAGCGTTACCACGAGAAGCGGGGGCAGACCTGGGAGCGCCAGATGTTGACCCGCGCGCGGGTAGTGGCGGGCAATCCGGAGCTGGAAACGGCTTTCGAAGCCTGGCGGCAAGACTGGGTCTATGAGCGCCCCTTTACGGAGGAGGAAAGCGCGGACCTCGACCATGTGCGCGAGCGCATCCTGAAAGAGAAGGCGCGCACCGCCGAGCAGGATTACCGGGGCTTCAAGGTGGGCCGGGGCGGCCTGCTGGACATCGAATTCCTCGCCCAACGGCTGCAGTTGCAGCACGGGCGCGATCACCCCAGCCTGCGCACGGCCAATACCCGGGCTGCGCTGGAGGCAATGGCCGAGGCGGGCCTGCTCTCGCCGGAAAGGCTCGACCTTTTGCGCAAAGCCTACACGTTTTATCGTCGCATCGAGCTGCACCTACGGCGCGAAGCCCACGAGGCCGTAAGCGAGCTGCCCGAGGCGGAGGCCGCACAGCAAGACCTGGCCGTATGGATGCGCCTGACTCCCGCCAGTTTTCTCCAGACGTATCGGCAGCACCGCCGGGAGGTGGCTACCGTCGTCAGCGAACTTCTTCCCCATCTTGAACCGGCCCTCACTACAACTGGTCAAAATTAACCAGAGCACCCCCACCCCTGCGCCTGGTATCGCCATTGCTGCGATCGGGCGTGGTTGATGGAGCCCGCGAGGGCCGGCCGCAACACCTCTACCATACCTCTCAACCCGACCACCAGAGACATGACACCCAAGGAAGTTTTGGAGCTGGCAAACGAACACGACGTCCAGTTTGTGGACCTCAAGTTTGCTGACATTCACGGGCGTTGGCACCATCTGACGATGCCGGCCCACGAATTGACCGAAGACCTTTTCGTCGACGGGCACGGTTTCGACGGCTCGTCCATCCGCGGCTGGCGCAGCATCGAGTCTTCGGACATGCTCATCATGCCCGACGCCGCCACCGCCTTTATCGACCCCTTCGTCGCCGCCCCCACGCTGAGCCTGACCTGCGACGTGGAAGACCCGATGACGCGCGAGTCGTATTCCCGCTCCCCCCGTGGCATCGCCAAGCGAGCCGAGGAATACCTCAAGAGCACGGGCATCGGCGACACGGCTTTCTTCGGCCCCGAGGCGGAGTTCTTCGTCTTCGACGACGTGCGCTACTCCACCAGCTCCAACGAATCCTTCTACGCGGTGGATTCGGTCGAAGCCCCCTGGAATACCGGCGAGGACGAGCGCCCCAATCTGGCCTACAAAATCCCGCACAAGCAGGGCTACCTCCCGGTGTCCCCCATGGACAAGCTGATGGACCTGCGCAACGAGATGTGCCTGACGATGGCCTCCATCGGCCTCGACATCGAGACGCAGCACCACGAGGTGGCGACTGCCGGCCAGTGCGAGATCGACCTGCGCTTCGCCCCCCTGCTCAAGATGTCCGACGACATCTGCAAGTACAAGTATGTGGTCAAGAACGTGGCCTACAAGTACGGCAAGGCCGCGACCTTCATGCCCAAGCCGATCTTTGGCGACAACGGCTCGGGCATGCACGTGCACAGCTCGATCTGGAAAGACGGCAAGCCCGTCTTCGCGGGCGACAGCTATGCGGGGCTGAGCCAGGAGGCGATCTACTACATCGGCGGTCTGCTCAAGCACGCCCCGGCCCTCTGCGCGCTGACCAACCCGACGAACAATTCCTACAAGCGCCTCGTGCCCGGTTTCGAGGCCCCGGTGATCCTCGCCTACTCGGCCCGCAACCGCTCGGCCATCTGCCGCATCCCGCAATACAGCCAGTCGCCCAAGGCCAAGCGCGTGGAGTTCCGTTGCCCCGACCCGTCGGCCAACCCCTACCTCGCCTTCTCCGCCATCCTTATGGCCGGCCTCGACGGGATCGAAAACCAGATCGACCCGGGCGACGCGATCGACAAGAACCTCTACGACCTGCCGCCGGAAGAGGCCGCCAACCTCCAGATGGTGCCCGAAAGCCTCAAGGGCGCCTGCGAAGCCCTCGCTGCCGACCACGAGTTCCTGCTCAAGGGCGATGTGTTCACCAAGGACTTCATCGACAACTTCGTGGCCCTCAAGATGGCGGAGTACGACGCCGTGCGCCTGCGCACCCACCCCTACGAGTATACGCTCTACTTCGACATCTAGAGCCGTTCGCAGCGTTTCCGCACACTTCCGCCTCGCCCTTTCCGGGTGAGGCTTTTTTGTCTTTCGACTGGGCCACTGCGCCGCAACTGCATGATTCCGATCAAAGACCACAACCCGGCGCGCCGGCGGGCCATCATCGTGCCCTCGCTGCTCGTCTTCAACGCCGTCGTCTTCCTCTGGGAGCTGTCGCTGGGCGCCCGGCTGCACGAGGCGGTCGTCTTCTTTGGCGTGGTGCCGCGCTTCTTTACCGACGCCGAGCTGCGGGAGCAAGTGGGGCTGTTTCACCTCGCGCAAAGCCTCATCACCACGATGTTTTTCCACGGCGGCTGGTTTCACCTCCTCGCCAACATGTGGACGCTCTACATTTTTGGCGACAACGTGGAAGACCGCCTGCGCCCGGGGCGTTTCATCGCGCTCTACCTGCTCGCCGGGATCGCCGCCAGTGCGTTGCAGATCGTGGCCCATCCGAATTCACCGATCCCGGTGATCGGGGCCAGCGGGGCGATCGCCGGGGTCATGGGGGCCTACCTGCGGCTCTACCCGCTCGCCCGGATCGACATGCTGATCCCGCCGTTCTTTTTCGGGCCGTTTTTCCGCATCTCGGCCTACATCTTCCTGCTCTACTGGCTGGGCCTGCAGTTTTTCAACGGCTTTATTACCGACCCGGATGCGGCGGGCGGAGGCGTCGCGTGGTGGGCGCACGTGGGAGGCTTTGGCATGGGCTACCTGTTGTGCCATTTCTTGACGTTGGGGGATGGTCGGGGCGATACTTACCAGAGCCCCAGCGGACGCTGGCGACCGAGCCGGCGCTAACCTCTTTCACCCCTCCATATGGCCCACCTGATTACCCTCACCGGCAACCTCCTGGCCGAGACCACCGCCTACTACCGCAGCGCCAACTGGGGGCGCACCCAGCGCGCTTATCAAGAAAGCTTTCAAGTGGGCGGCAAGGGCATCAATGTCTCCCGCATGGCCGAGCGGCTGGGGTTGGAGACGACGGCCTACTGTTTTACCGGCGGTTTTATCGGGCAAAAATGCGAGGCGTGGCTCGAAGCCCAGCCGTTTGCCTATCGCGCCTTTGGCCTCGGGGCCGAAAACCGACAGGGCTGGGTGGCGCGTGTCGACGACCGGCCGGATGAGACGACCTTCATGGGGCAAGACCGCCCGGTACCCTTCGAGGCCTGGAAAAAGGCCCTCGCCGCCATTGCCGAAGAGCGCCCGGGTTGGATCGCCCTCTGTGGCTCCATGCCGGGGTGGGACGGACGCTTTACGGCCAGCCTGCAGGAAGCGATGGAAGCACTACAGCCTCAGGGGGTGCGCTTCGCGCTCGATTGCTACGGCGCCCCTCTCGAAGCCGCGCTCGAACTGCCCTTCGACCTGCTGAAGATCAACCGCGACGAGTGGCGGGGCATGGCTGAAGCCCGCAGCTGGCACGAAGACCCGCGCTACGGCCTCGAAGCCGTCCACGAAGCCCCGGTGCGCCGCTGGATCATCACCGACGGCGGCAACGAAGTGCTTTTTTGCGACGATGGGCGCGCGCTCTACCGCCTGAATCCCCCCCGTCTGGAGCAGATGGTCTCTCCCGTGGGCTCGGGCGATGTGACGCTGGCGGCGCTGCTCGCGCACTTGGAGCAGGGAGAATCCTGGCCAGCCGCCTTGGCCGAAGCGATGCGGTATGGAGCCGTCAATGCCGGCGACGCCGGGGTAGCGGCCTTCGACCTGGAAGCCGTGCGCACGTTGGCCCTGCCGCGCGTGGAACGACTATCCTAAATTGTAGTGACGTATCTGTAAAACGAACACTTCCGCTTGCTCCGACAGGCGAGAGGCTTCAACGTCGGCGGCGATGAATTCCTGGCAGATGCTCGCCACCCTATGGAAGGGAATTCCCGGGGTGGCGCGCGATCATTGGCGTATGTTGCTCATGCTGAATTTGGCCGCCATCCTTTTGGCGGTAGGCCTCAGCTTTTTCGATCAAAGCCTGCTGCCAGCCTTGCAACTGGGTGAGCCCAGCGAGGCCTACGAGCTGGCCGGGTTCCTCAGCGAAGAGCTGAACTTCGACCGCCTGCCGCTCTACGTCTGCCTCGCCCTATGGGTGATCGGCACTTTCCAGAAGCGGCGCGACTGGAAGGCGATCGCCCTCACGATCATCTTTGCGGCCTGCTTTGCGGGTATCGGCGTCAACGTATTTCGAGGCACCCTGGGTCGCCCCCGCCCCAGCGCCGAATGGGCGGATGTCGTGGGCACCGAGACCCAGAAGCCCGCCTGGTTTCTTTTTGGTGCGCCCCAGATCCCCGCGGGGGCCGAGTTGACCGATGCGCCGCCGCAAGGCTTTTACGGCCCGAGCAGCACCATCCAGTTTCAATCGCTGCCCAGCGGCCACTGCGCCACGAGTTTTGCCTACTCCACCGCCGTCTGCATCGTCGCCCCGGCCTATGCGATTCCCGCCACGATTGCCGCCGGCGCCGTCGCGTGGTCGCGCCTGGAGCGTAACCGGCACTGGCCCTCGGATGTCTTGATCGGCAGCAGCTTTGGCATCACCTGCGGCCTACTGGTGGGCATCGCAGGCCGCCGCATGATGCGGGAGACCAAGGCCTTGCCGCCCGAAGAATTCAGTTAGCGGCGCTTTCCCGGGCTTCCTCGGAGCGCAAGAGCGCTTCCCGCGCGCGTTCGCTCAAGCCTTCGGGGCGCAGAAATACGGCCAGCTCCACCCAGCTCGAGCGCGCGTAGTTGAAGCCTTGCAAGCGGATCATCTTGAAGCCTGCCGCCTCCGCCTGAGCCTCGACTGCCGTGACCGCTTCGCTGAAGTCGCGCCAAGGCTCGGGTGTCTCCCCGGCGAAGATCGCGTCGAAAGTATCGTCATCGAGTCGCCACTCGCGGACGCGTGCCAGGACTGTCTGCACGCCCTCCTGCGCCAGCAGGTCGCTCAGCGCACGATCTTCCTCGTGGAAAAACTCCCACTCGCGCTGGCTATAAAAGACGAGACCCGGCTCGGCGTAGCCCCACCCAAAGGTCTGGCCCTGGGGCGCGAGATTGGTCCAGAGCACCTGCAGCTGCTTGGTCGCCACCACCATGCGCAGGGAACCGCCAGCTGTAGTCGCGCCGATCACGATCAACAGCAGGCCGAAGCCGAACACCTGACGCAGTTGATAGCGCGCGAAGATCCCCAGCAGCCAAAAGCCGAGCA
Proteins encoded:
- the glnA gene encoding type I glutamate--ammonia ligase: MTPKEVLELANEHDVQFVDLKFADIHGRWHHLTMPAHELTEDLFVDGHGFDGSSIRGWRSIESSDMLIMPDAATAFIDPFVAAPTLSLTCDVEDPMTRESYSRSPRGIAKRAEEYLKSTGIGDTAFFGPEAEFFVFDDVRYSTSSNESFYAVDSVEAPWNTGEDERPNLAYKIPHKQGYLPVSPMDKLMDLRNEMCLTMASIGLDIETQHHEVATAGQCEIDLRFAPLLKMSDDICKYKYVVKNVAYKYGKAATFMPKPIFGDNGSGMHVHSSIWKDGKPVFAGDSYAGLSQEAIYYIGGLLKHAPALCALTNPTNNSYKRLVPGFEAPVILAYSARNRSAICRIPQYSQSPKAKRVEFRCPDPSANPYLAFSAILMAGLDGIENQIDPGDAIDKNLYDLPPEEAANLQMVPESLKGACEALAADHEFLLKGDVFTKDFIDNFVALKMAEYDAVRLRTHPYEYTLYFDI
- a CDS encoding rhomboid family intramembrane serine protease, with translation MIPIKDHNPARRRAIIVPSLLVFNAVVFLWELSLGARLHEAVVFFGVVPRFFTDAELREQVGLFHLAQSLITTMFFHGGWFHLLANMWTLYIFGDNVEDRLRPGRFIALYLLAGIAASALQIVAHPNSPIPVIGASGAIAGVMGAYLRLYPLARIDMLIPPFFFGPFFRISAYIFLLYWLGLQFFNGFITDPDAAGGGVAWWAHVGGFGMGYLLCHFLTLGDGRGDTYQSPSGRWRPSRR
- a CDS encoding PfkB family carbohydrate kinase; this encodes MAHLITLTGNLLAETTAYYRSANWGRTQRAYQESFQVGGKGINVSRMAERLGLETTAYCFTGGFIGQKCEAWLEAQPFAYRAFGLGAENRQGWVARVDDRPDETTFMGQDRPVPFEAWKKALAAIAEERPGWIALCGSMPGWDGRFTASLQEAMEALQPQGVRFALDCYGAPLEAALELPFDLLKINRDEWRGMAEARSWHEDPRYGLEAVHEAPVRRWIITDGGNEVLFCDDGRALYRLNPPRLEQMVSPVGSGDVTLAALLAHLEQGESWPAALAEAMRYGAVNAGDAGVAAFDLEAVRTLALPRVERLS
- a CDS encoding phosphatase PAP2 family protein, producing the protein MNSWQMLATLWKGIPGVARDHWRMLLMLNLAAILLAVGLSFFDQSLLPALQLGEPSEAYELAGFLSEELNFDRLPLYVCLALWVIGTFQKRRDWKAIALTIIFAACFAGIGVNVFRGTLGRPRPSAEWADVVGTETQKPAWFLFGAPQIPAGAELTDAPPQGFYGPSSTIQFQSLPSGHCATSFAYSTAVCIVAPAYAIPATIAAGAVAWSRLERNRHWPSDVLIGSSFGITCGLLVGIAGRRMMRETKALPPEEFS